In a single window of the Melioribacteraceae bacterium genome:
- a CDS encoding ABC transporter permease: MFMNFVKIIYRNMLRNKTFSLINLIGLSIGITCFLLLSLFVIDELGFDQFHKNADRIYRAYISSDINGNASNNSKTPAPFGSTLKNEFPEVENFTRIGYFGQHELRYNDKIFREGDIYTADSTYFEIFTLPFVYGNPKTALIQPNSIVITERASEKYFGDENPVGKQFIVDDTATYNITGVMKNFPKKSHFSCNFLLSMSTYPQTQNQNWLNAEYTTYILFKQKIDSKEFEKKMERLVIEKVGPQAISILGINLKEFFEMGNRYGHFLQPLTSIYLYSQSHYGLELNTEWGNVKQSSIYYIYIFIAIGSFILLIAVFNFMNLTTAKSEGRAKEVGIRKTLGSDRSKLIWQFLLESTVMCFFSVLIAIVIAQLTLPVFNSFLERNITLDLLNNIYTIPLLLLFVIIVGFISGSYPAFYLSSFQPSHILKPGGKSKTTLRSILVIIQFAIAIILIIGMVIIKNQLDYILNKDLGFNRERMVVINNATALGNRVEAFKHELLKIPNVVLSTNSSVMFQSGIPGGSFQIEGAPTEEFKSCQFIDADYDFAITYGIKLVSGRFFDESFSMDTSAVVINEAAAKIFNVENPVGKILYNVHTTQKGKYPYRIIGIVKDFHYESLHQNIRPMVLRISHVRQASFFFAIRIQSQEYASTINLIKETWRKFTDGRDLNCFVLNEKIERMYIAEIKIGQLVTVFSALAIFIACLGLFGLATFITERRIKEIGIRKVLGASVFEIILMLMKQFSIWILIANLIAWPIAYYLMADWLQDFAYRINISVLIFIMAGMLVHFIAMLTVAYQAVRAAISNPIESLRYE; this comes from the coding sequence ATGTTTATGAATTTCGTGAAAATAATTTATAGGAATATGTTGAGGAATAAAACTTTCTCATTGATCAATCTTATTGGGTTAAGTATTGGTATTACATGCTTTTTGTTACTCTCACTTTTTGTGATTGATGAACTTGGTTTTGATCAATTCCACAAAAACGCTGATAGAATATATCGTGCATATATAAGCTCCGACATTAATGGAAATGCATCCAACAATTCTAAAACACCTGCTCCTTTTGGGAGTACTCTAAAAAATGAATTTCCTGAAGTTGAAAACTTTACAAGAATTGGATATTTCGGCCAGCATGAATTAAGGTATAATGATAAAATTTTTAGAGAAGGAGATATCTATACTGCAGATTCAACATATTTTGAAATTTTCACCCTGCCATTTGTTTATGGTAATCCTAAAACAGCTCTCATTCAGCCAAACTCTATTGTTATTACAGAAAGAGCTTCAGAAAAATATTTCGGTGATGAAAATCCAGTTGGTAAACAATTTATTGTCGATGATACAGCCACCTACAATATCACAGGTGTAATGAAAAACTTTCCAAAAAAATCACACTTTTCTTGTAACTTTTTATTGTCGATGTCAACATATCCTCAAACTCAAAATCAAAATTGGTTGAATGCCGAGTACACAACTTATATCCTCTTCAAACAGAAAATTGATTCTAAAGAATTTGAAAAAAAAATGGAAAGGCTGGTAATTGAAAAAGTAGGACCGCAGGCTATATCCATTTTGGGAATTAATCTTAAAGAGTTTTTCGAAATGGGAAACAGATACGGACATTTTTTACAGCCACTTACTTCAATTTACTTATACTCTCAATCACATTATGGCTTGGAACTGAATACTGAATGGGGAAATGTGAAACAGAGCAGTATTTACTACATCTATATTTTTATTGCAATAGGGTCATTCATACTATTGATTGCTGTTTTTAATTTTATGAATCTTACTACAGCAAAATCGGAAGGAAGAGCAAAGGAAGTCGGGATACGCAAAACACTCGGCTCAGACAGATCTAAACTCATCTGGCAATTTCTACTAGAATCAACAGTAATGTGTTTTTTTTCGGTACTAATTGCTATAGTAATAGCTCAACTCACATTACCGGTTTTCAATAGTTTCCTTGAAAGAAATATCACACTAGACTTACTTAATAATATATATACAATTCCACTTTTGCTACTTTTTGTAATAATTGTTGGATTCATATCTGGGAGTTATCCGGCTTTTTATCTTTCATCATTCCAACCTTCTCATATATTAAAACCTGGTGGAAAGAGCAAAACTACTTTAAGAAGTATACTGGTTATAATTCAATTCGCCATTGCCATAATATTGATTATCGGAATGGTGATTATTAAAAATCAACTCGATTATATATTAAATAAAGATCTCGGTTTTAATAGGGAAAGAATGGTGGTCATAAATAATGCTACGGCGCTGGGCAATCGAGTTGAGGCATTTAAGCATGAACTGTTAAAAATTCCGAATGTAGTTTTGTCAACTAATTCATCTGTAATGTTTCAATCTGGAATCCCGGGAGGCAGTTTTCAAATTGAAGGAGCTCCAACCGAAGAGTTTAAGAGTTGCCAGTTCATCGATGCTGATTACGATTTCGCAATAACTTATGGAATTAAACTTGTGAGCGGGAGATTTTTTGATGAAAGTTTTTCCATGGATACATCAGCTGTTGTAATTAATGAAGCGGCAGCAAAAATTTTTAATGTTGAAAATCCTGTAGGAAAAATACTATACAATGTGCATACAACTCAAAAGGGTAAATATCCTTACAGAATCATTGGGATCGTAAAAGATTTTCATTATGAATCTCTGCATCAAAATATTAGACCCATGGTTTTAAGAATAAGTCATGTACGACAGGCATCCTTCTTTTTTGCAATCCGTATCCAATCTCAAGAGTATGCATCAACAATCAATTTGATAAAAGAAACATGGAGAAAATTCACTGATGGTAGAGATCTCAATTGCTTTGTTTTAAATGAGAAAATTGAAAGAATGTACATAGCAGAAATTAAGATTGGGCAATTAGTAACGGTGTTTTCCGCACTAGCCATATTTATTGCGTGCTTAGGATTATTTGGCCTTGCGACATTTATAACTGAAAGAAGAATTAAAGAAATTGGAATCCGGAAAGTACTTGGAGCATCAGTTTTTGAGATAATCCTCATGCTTATGAAGCAATTTAGTATTTGGATACTGATTGCAAATTTAATAGCATGGCCAATTGCATATTATTTGATGGCAGACTGGCTTCAGGATTTTGCATACAGAATTAATATAAGCGTATTGATATTTATTATGGCTGGAATGTTGGTTCACTTTATTGCTATGCTAACGGTTGCATATCAGGCAGTGAGGGCGGCAATATCAAACCCAATTGAAAGTTTACGCTATGAATGA
- a CDS encoding HlyD family efflux transporter periplasmic adaptor subunit — protein sequence MDRIIEKKTWTKKRIVILLAILFFVLFSLFTFILSDSINKLNVEKSRITISEVKLAPFQEYIPVTGTIEPIQSFFLDLSDGGKVLNKFVEEGAMLNSGDPIIKLDNPQLSLSVLSTQSNFLQAQSLSRQTKLTFEQNLLNRQNQLLNLNLELLKQSRIYKNNKTLFEKGLISKIEFETSKDSYETIIESKHLLLEALKRDSLTLMQLVLQGESDVDMSKRYLSLVEEQLANLTVRAPIKGQLTSLNCEIGQSVGAGFRLGQIDNIDSFKVRVEIDEHYIARIREGQIGEYEFDKKNYTLKIKTVYPQVNNGRFYVDMVFAGNQPAGIRRGQTVHIKLQLGGLSDATLIESGGYYSTTGGQWIFVVDKSGGFAERRKIKIGRQNPLYYEVIEGLNSGEQVITSSYENYIEYQKLVLK from the coding sequence GTGGATCGGATAATCGAAAAGAAAACTTGGACGAAAAAAAGGATAGTGATTCTATTAGCAATATTGTTCTTTGTTTTGTTTTCACTTTTCACTTTTATTCTGAGTGATAGCATTAACAAACTAAATGTTGAGAAGAGTAGAATTACAATTTCAGAAGTAAAACTTGCTCCTTTTCAAGAATACATTCCGGTAACTGGGACAATAGAGCCAATACAATCCTTTTTTCTCGATTTATCGGATGGCGGTAAAGTATTGAATAAATTTGTTGAAGAGGGCGCAATGCTAAATTCTGGAGACCCGATTATAAAACTTGATAATCCACAATTATCACTGTCGGTTTTAAGCACCCAATCTAATTTTTTGCAAGCGCAAAGTTTATCACGCCAAACCAAACTTACATTTGAACAAAATTTATTAAATCGCCAAAACCAACTATTAAATTTGAACCTCGAGTTACTCAAGCAATCTAGAATCTATAAAAACAATAAAACACTTTTTGAAAAAGGATTGATTTCTAAAATTGAATTTGAAACAAGTAAAGACAGTTACGAAACCATTATTGAGAGCAAACATTTGTTGCTTGAAGCACTCAAAAGAGATTCGCTTACCCTAATGCAACTTGTCTTACAAGGCGAATCGGATGTTGATATGTCTAAAAGATATTTATCGCTAGTTGAAGAGCAACTGGCAAACTTAACTGTTCGCGCCCCGATTAAAGGACAATTAACTTCGTTGAATTGCGAAATTGGTCAATCGGTTGGTGCAGGTTTTAGGTTGGGGCAAATAGATAATATCGATTCATTTAAAGTTAGGGTTGAAATTGATGAACACTATATCGCAAGAATTCGGGAAGGTCAGATTGGCGAATACGAATTCGACAAAAAAAACTATACATTAAAAATAAAAACGGTTTATCCTCAAGTTAATAATGGAAGATTTTATGTTGATATGGTTTTTGCTGGAAATCAACCGGCTGGAATACGAAGAGGGCAAACAGTACATATTAAATTACAACTTGGCGGATTATCCGATGCGACTTTAATAGAAAGCGGTGGATACTATTCAACAACCGGCGGGCAGTGGATATTTGTAGTTGATAAATCTGGTGGATTTGCTGAAAGGAGAAAAATAAAAATTGGAAGGCAAAATCCTCTTTATTATGAAGTTATTGAGGGATTAAATTCAGGTGAACAAGTAATCACCTCCTCATACGAAAATTACATCGAATACCAAAAGCTAGTATTAAAATAA
- a CDS encoding sigma-54-dependent Fis family transcriptional regulator, whose translation MTIKPKVLVVDDNEDILLSIKLLLKGTASIIVTEKNPARLPELLAEDSYDVIFLDMNFSEDTTSGQEGFFWLKEILKLDAQAVIILITAFGDVDTAIKAIKEGATDFVLKPWQNEKLIATFSSACKLRHSRIELNKIKTQQHYINKLSENGFAEIIGLSDSMQKVFQTISKVAGTDANVLILGENGTGKELIARALHKNSKRAGEVFINVDIGALSQTLFESELFGYVKGAFTDAKEDRPGRFEIADRGTLFLDEIGNIPLELQSKLLTVIQNKEVIRLGSNKSIGIDIRLICATNIPIYDRVDENKFRQDLLYRINTVEIHLPPLRERKGDIPILVEYFLSHYKLKYNKPNLYIDSKTMNRFEAYQWPGNIRELQHLIERSVILCDGDAISPADIYFNTGNQKSNGESFDTFNLDEVEKKIIQKALIKYDGNVSKAAKELGLTRASLYRRMEKHGL comes from the coding sequence ATGACTATCAAACCAAAAGTTTTAGTAGTGGACGACAATGAGGATATTCTCCTTTCCATTAAATTACTCTTAAAGGGAACCGCGTCAATAATTGTTACAGAAAAAAACCCGGCCAGATTACCCGAATTATTAGCTGAGGATAGTTACGATGTAATATTTCTTGATATGAATTTTTCTGAAGATACCACGAGTGGGCAAGAGGGATTTTTTTGGTTAAAGGAAATTTTAAAACTTGATGCCCAGGCAGTCATAATTTTAATTACGGCTTTTGGGGATGTTGATACCGCAATAAAAGCAATTAAAGAAGGAGCAACAGATTTTGTTCTGAAACCATGGCAAAATGAAAAACTAATCGCTACTTTTTCTTCAGCATGCAAATTGCGGCATTCGCGTATCGAGTTAAATAAAATTAAAACACAACAACATTATATAAATAAACTTTCCGAAAATGGATTTGCAGAGATAATTGGTTTATCCGATTCAATGCAAAAAGTTTTTCAAACTATTTCAAAGGTAGCCGGAACTGATGCAAATGTTTTAATATTGGGAGAGAATGGTACCGGAAAAGAATTAATTGCCCGCGCGCTCCACAAAAATTCTAAACGTGCTGGTGAGGTTTTTATTAATGTGGATATTGGCGCTCTATCTCAAACACTCTTTGAGAGCGAATTATTCGGATATGTTAAAGGTGCATTTACCGATGCAAAAGAGGACCGTCCGGGTAGATTTGAAATCGCTGATAGAGGCACACTTTTTCTTGATGAAATTGGGAATATTCCTCTTGAACTTCAATCCAAACTGTTAACTGTAATTCAAAATAAGGAAGTGATACGGCTTGGTTCAAATAAATCTATTGGTATTGATATAAGATTGATTTGTGCAACAAATATTCCAATTTATGATCGAGTAGATGAAAATAAATTTCGGCAGGATTTATTATATAGAATTAATACAGTAGAAATTCACTTACCCCCTTTGAGAGAACGGAAAGGGGATATCCCAATACTTGTTGAATATTTTCTTTCACATTATAAGCTGAAATACAATAAGCCAAATCTTTATATTGATTCCAAGACAATGAATAGATTTGAGGCCTATCAGTGGCCGGGTAATATAAGAGAACTACAACACTTAATTGAACGAAGCGTTATACTTTGTGATGGAGATGCTATCAGTCCAGCCGATATATACTTTAATACTGGTAATCAGAAATCAAACGGTGAATCCTTTGACACTTTTAACTTAGATGAAGTTGAAAAGAAAATAATTCAAAAAGCTCTTATTAAGTATGATGGAAATGTCTCGAAGGCTGCCAAGGAATTGGGATTGACACGCGCATCATTATATAGAAGAATGGAAAAGCATGGGTTATAA
- a CDS encoding ATP-binding protein translates to MSSIFSTTILGVVLVFQIIYLIKYVDYSNRSLINFLRGINYSDFSQNISISNLGNYFGELSDEMNKVLNNFKNARMEKEESLRYLETVIDHVGIGLISFNTKGEVEIINRSAKKILKIHHLRNLSSLDKIGSGLGRFLFQLSPGTKNTFKYSDNGEIVQLMVHGTEFRMRNQDLKLISLYNIQAELEEKEIEAWQKLIRVLTHEIMNSITPISSLAATANSLLKNNANNFDTKPDTISDINDALNTIQKRSEGLVNFVNKFRDISKIYKPNLQSVKLSELFYRIRLLVESILTGSNINFEISIHPENIEIMVDQELLEHVIINLIKNSIEALGSSVNGFIKVSAEINERGKAAIKVEDNGPGISEEIIDRVFVPFYSTKKEGSGIGLSISQSIIRAHGGSISVQSTPNSETTFTIIL, encoded by the coding sequence TTGTCTTCAATATTCTCTACCACAATTTTAGGTGTTGTCTTAGTATTTCAAATTATTTATTTGATTAAATATGTTGATTATTCTAACAGAAGTTTAATCAATTTTCTACGTGGAATTAATTATTCCGATTTTTCCCAAAATATTTCAATATCAAATCTCGGCAATTATTTTGGAGAACTTTCTGATGAGATGAATAAAGTTCTGAACAATTTTAAGAATGCTCGGATGGAGAAGGAGGAGAGTTTAAGATACCTCGAGACTGTTATTGATCATGTGGGAATTGGTTTAATTTCATTCAATACCAAGGGTGAGGTTGAAATTATAAATCGTTCTGCAAAAAAAATATTAAAGATCCATCACCTTCGTAATTTATCATCACTCGATAAAATAGGAAGCGGACTGGGAAGATTTTTATTCCAGCTATCTCCCGGCACCAAGAATACATTTAAGTATTCCGACAATGGCGAGATAGTACAGCTTATGGTTCATGGTACCGAGTTTAGGATGAGGAATCAAGATCTAAAATTAATTTCATTATATAATATCCAAGCTGAGCTTGAAGAGAAAGAAATTGAAGCCTGGCAAAAGTTAATAAGAGTATTAACACATGAAATCATGAATTCAATTACTCCAATTTCATCACTAGCCGCAACTGCCAACAGTCTCTTAAAAAATAATGCTAACAATTTTGATACAAAACCCGATACAATTTCCGATATAAATGATGCGCTAAATACTATTCAAAAACGAAGCGAAGGATTGGTGAATTTTGTAAATAAATTCCGCGACATCTCAAAAATTTACAAACCTAATTTGCAATCGGTTAAATTGAGTGAACTTTTTTATAGAATAAGGTTGCTAGTCGAGTCAATTTTAACGGGTAGTAATATCAATTTTGAGATATCTATCCATCCTGAAAATATAGAAATAATGGTGGACCAGGAATTGCTCGAACATGTAATAATAAATTTAATAAAAAACTCAATTGAAGCACTTGGCAGTTCTGTTAATGGTTTTATAAAAGTTTCTGCCGAGATTAATGAACGAGGAAAAGCAGCAATTAAAGTTGAGGATAATGGTCCAGGCATTTCTGAAGAAATTATCGATCGGGTTTTTGTTCCCTTCTATAGCACAAAAAAAGAAGGCTCTGGTATTGGGTTGAGTATTTCACAGAGTATCATCAGAGCTCATGGCGGAAGTATTTCAGTTCAATCTACACCAAATTCAGAAACTACTTTCACAATAATCCTATAA
- a CDS encoding cytochrome c3 family protein: MISRNVYKVVLFIFLLISLIATNRTNAQDFNCADCHETSIEKSVHKTAIDCQGCHQDVIDEEHIEKGVAKVSCAACHEDIASSMKNDIHVRLKQKVKNPPNCVTCHGNHEIQKPPTQNSLKIKEYCSKCHTSIGLAKNYHSVSADQKSCYSCHNNINVKIALPSSVHKNLVCSDCHTGSRFQQKHKKENVKTKIADCSTCHTDIAKIHRESIHGIALLEGIDDAANCWDCHGSHEVKFVKNESSRVHPKNLATTCGTCHNDSKMVEKYGLSSKNPGGLYAHSIHGVLVKEGRTDAPNCSTCHGTHDIKNKVQPNSKISTFNIPTMCGECHKEISEEFEQSIHWIRAKKGVRESPVCTDCHNEHDIQSVNRLTDKTAERQLQQRTCIGCHENPIIANKFGAAGSVAKKFEDSYHGLAVMRGDKDAAYCVDCHNVHKILPKNHPESSVHENNVTTTCQKCHEGAGEVFAKSYSHTTLDEKAATIEDWVSTIYFWMIVAIVGGMIAHNLLIFVYEIRKKRKHLSNEITIPRFTKNEVIQHFILLTSFITLAITGFALKYHQSWWADLLLNMGMSEPVRQYIHRVAAVVMIAGGIYHIFYLMFTPRGRDVLLNLLPKLHDATDAYYSILYYLKLRKDKPKYDKYDYTEKAEYWALIWGTIVMGVTGFILWFPTVVGDWAPTWLIKVSELIHFYEAILATLAILVWHWFFVIFHPHEYPMSLTWIDGQMSLKTYRHHHERHFRRVLLEWTEHKNGNRDLKKVSNTTLLFTKTLTDKGLDPEAIFQSELNNDPELRAWLDDKINPKQENQ, from the coding sequence TTGATTTCTCGTAATGTATATAAAGTTGTACTTTTTATTTTTCTACTGATTTCGTTGATAGCAACAAATCGAACCAACGCACAAGACTTTAATTGTGCCGATTGTCATGAAACTTCGATTGAAAAATCTGTTCACAAAACTGCCATCGACTGCCAGGGATGTCATCAAGATGTAATTGATGAAGAACATATCGAAAAAGGAGTAGCAAAAGTTAGTTGTGCCGCTTGCCATGAAGATATTGCTTCATCAATGAAAAATGATATTCATGTGAGATTAAAACAAAAAGTTAAAAATCCCCCAAACTGTGTTACATGTCATGGTAATCATGAAATTCAGAAACCCCCAACTCAAAATTCACTAAAGATAAAAGAATACTGTTCTAAATGTCATACATCAATTGGATTAGCTAAAAATTATCATTCGGTATCAGCAGATCAAAAAAGTTGCTACTCATGTCATAACAATATAAATGTAAAGATTGCTCTCCCCTCTTCAGTTCACAAAAATTTGGTTTGCAGCGATTGTCATACCGGTTCCAGATTTCAGCAAAAACATAAAAAAGAAAATGTAAAAACTAAAATTGCCGATTGTTCAACTTGCCATACAGATATTGCAAAAATTCATCGTGAAAGTATTCATGGAATAGCACTATTAGAAGGAATTGACGATGCGGCGAATTGCTGGGATTGTCATGGTTCCCATGAAGTTAAATTTGTTAAAAATGAATCAAGCAGAGTTCATCCTAAAAATCTTGCTACTACTTGTGGCACTTGTCATAATGATTCAAAGATGGTGGAAAAATATGGGCTTAGCTCAAAAAATCCGGGAGGATTATACGCTCATTCTATTCATGGTGTACTAGTTAAAGAGGGCAGAACTGATGCTCCAAATTGCAGCACTTGTCATGGAACTCATGATATAAAAAATAAAGTTCAACCAAACTCAAAAATCTCTACTTTTAATATTCCAACAATGTGTGGTGAATGCCACAAGGAAATTTCCGAGGAATTTGAACAATCGATTCATTGGATTAGAGCAAAAAAAGGGGTTAGAGAATCTCCCGTTTGTACCGATTGCCATAATGAGCATGATATTCAATCTGTGAACAGACTGACCGACAAAACTGCCGAACGTCAATTACAGCAAAGAACTTGTATTGGATGTCATGAGAATCCGATTATCGCAAATAAATTTGGAGCGGCTGGATCAGTAGCTAAAAAGTTTGAGGATAGTTATCATGGTCTCGCGGTAATGCGTGGTGATAAAGACGCGGCATATTGCGTCGATTGCCATAATGTTCATAAAATACTTCCTAAAAATCATCCTGAATCATCAGTTCACGAAAATAATGTAACCACGACATGTCAAAAGTGCCACGAGGGAGCCGGTGAAGTATTTGCAAAAAGTTATTCACATACCACTCTTGATGAAAAAGCTGCAACAATCGAGGATTGGGTTTCAACAATTTATTTCTGGATGATTGTTGCTATTGTGGGAGGGATGATTGCCCATAACTTATTAATTTTTGTTTATGAAATAAGAAAGAAAAGAAAACATCTATCAAACGAAATTACAATTCCCCGTTTTACAAAGAATGAAGTAATTCAACATTTCATACTTTTAACATCGTTTATTACACTGGCAATTACCGGATTTGCATTAAAGTATCATCAAAGCTGGTGGGCAGATCTTTTATTAAATATGGGTATGTCTGAACCGGTCCGCCAATATATACACCGAGTTGCGGCAGTGGTAATGATAGCCGGCGGAATTTACCATATTTTCTATCTAATGTTCACCCCAAGGGGAAGAGACGTTTTACTAAATTTGCTCCCCAAATTGCACGATGCCACCGATGCCTATTATAGCATTTTATATTATTTAAAATTGCGCAAAGATAAACCGAAATATGATAAATATGATTACACAGAAAAAGCCGAATACTGGGCATTAATTTGGGGAACGATAGTAATGGGAGTTACAGGTTTTATCCTTTGGTTCCCAACTGTAGTTGGTGATTGGGCGCCGACCTGGTTAATAAAAGTGAGCGAATTAATTCACTTCTATGAAGCAATTCTGGCTACACTTGCCATTCTTGTTTGGCATTGGTTCTTCGTCATCTTTCATCCTCATGAATATCCAATGAGCTTAACTTGGATTGATGGACAAATGTCTTTGAAAACTTACAGACATCACCACGAGCGTCATTTTAGAAGAGTATTATTAGAATGGACTGAGCACAAAAACGGAAATAGAGATCTTAAAAAAGTTAGCAATACAACATTATTATTTACTAAAACTTTAACTGATAAAGGGCTGGATCCTGAAGCTATCTTCCAGTCCGAGCTAAATAATGATCCGGAATTGAGAGCCTGGCTCGATGATAAAATTAATCCGAAACAGGAGAATCAGTAG
- a CDS encoding cytochrome C554, producing the protein MTQKILTLVLFVAFCFFISTDTLKAQPYGFEGTSVCGVCHKTEKQGLQLKIWQESLHARAYKTLQTPEADKIAMAKYGKKAVESEGCLKCHASGHGVDAKLLGAKFKIEDGVQCETCHGAGSGYKSLKVMKSREESVKNGLIAWKDKAEIKASCVKCHNPESPTYKEFKFDEMYSKIAHPVPKG; encoded by the coding sequence ATGACACAAAAAATATTAACACTCGTTTTATTTGTAGCGTTTTGCTTTTTTATATCTACAGATACTTTAAAAGCACAACCTTATGGATTTGAAGGCACTTCAGTTTGCGGCGTTTGCCATAAAACAGAGAAACAAGGACTTCAATTAAAGATTTGGCAAGAAAGTCTACATGCAAGAGCTTATAAAACATTACAAACACCAGAAGCAGACAAAATTGCAATGGCAAAGTATGGTAAAAAAGCAGTTGAATCGGAAGGTTGTTTGAAATGCCATGCATCAGGGCATGGAGTTGATGCCAAATTACTCGGTGCTAAATTTAAAATTGAAGATGGCGTTCAGTGTGAAACTTGCCACGGTGCAGGTTCCGGTTATAAATCATTAAAAGTTATGAAAAGTAGAGAAGAATCTGTGAAGAATGGCTTAATTGCATGGAAAGATAAAGCAGAAATTAAGGCTTCTTGCGTTAAATGTCACAACCCTGAGAGTCCTACTTACAAAGAATTTAAGTTTGACGAAATGTATTCAAAAATTGCTCATCCAGTTCCAAAAGGTTAA
- a CDS encoding cytochrome C, translated as MKIKYLYASLLLIIVAVLSIAASNNGEVKNGKTNKDVIKFSHAVHAEATDCAGCHTNVSGSLSLSDRLLPEKSVCATCHDVEDDQQCSTCHYEDVYEPFVKVQSELLFNHKMHVEDQKMLCESCHKGLSEVAYSFESVAANPPMMTCYSCHNGQSVATNDCEICHVSTANLIPDDHRRVSFAKNHKFNAMSEKAQCQMCHDNASCESCHVGTTMLTESNTSSDFYVPYSPYKFTDNSKLQKVNRVHDINYRFTHGIDLKAKTNECQTCHQRETFCAECHSSTGGDFALGGMVPTSHKSPNFVTVGVGTGGGQHAILAKRDIERCASCHDVQGADANCVMCHSDNDGIRGTNPKTHRGGFKFTASGGDWHTDMNSVCYQCHTDANARPGGIKGLGFCSYCHKL; from the coding sequence ATGAAAATAAAATATTTATACGCCTCTCTTCTCCTTATAATAGTCGCGGTTTTATCTATTGCCGCTAGTAATAACGGAGAAGTAAAAAACGGAAAAACCAATAAAGATGTAATTAAATTTTCACATGCGGTTCACGCTGAGGCAACCGACTGTGCCGGATGTCATACGAATGTTTCGGGAAGTCTCTCTTTATCCGATAGATTATTACCCGAAAAATCAGTTTGCGCCACATGCCATGATGTTGAAGATGATCAACAATGCTCTACATGCCACTACGAAGATGTATATGAACCATTCGTAAAAGTGCAAAGTGAATTATTGTTTAATCATAAAATGCATGTTGAAGACCAGAAAATGTTGTGCGAAAGCTGTCATAAAGGTTTAAGTGAAGTTGCGTATAGCTTTGAAAGTGTTGCAGCAAATCCTCCTATGATGACTTGTTATTCATGTCATAATGGTCAATCCGTCGCAACTAATGATTGTGAGATTTGCCATGTTTCTACTGCAAATTTAATTCCAGATGATCATAGAAGAGTTTCGTTCGCTAAAAATCATAAATTTAATGCGATGTCAGAGAAAGCACAATGTCAGATGTGTCACGATAACGCTTCATGCGAATCTTGCCATGTTGGAACAACAATGTTGACCGAGTCAAATACAAGCTCAGATTTTTACGTCCCCTACTCACCGTATAAGTTCACTGACAATTCCAAACTCCAAAAAGTTAATCGGGTTCATGATATTAATTACAGATTTACACATGGTATTGATTTAAAAGCTAAAACGAATGAATGCCAAACATGTCATCAACGAGAAACATTTTGTGCTGAATGCCATAGTTCAACTGGCGGAGATTTTGCTTTAGGTGGTATGGTTCCGACTTCACATAAATCTCCAAACTTTGTAACCGTTGGTGTTGGAACCGGTGGTGGTCAACATGCTATTCTTGCAAAAAGAGATATTGAAAGATGCGCATCATGTCATGATGTTCAAGGAGCAGACGCAAATTGTGTAATGTGTCATTCCGATAATGATGGCATAAGGGGTACTAATCCTAAAACTCATCGTGGTGGTTTTAAATTTACCGCTTCGGGTGGAGATTGGCATACAGACATGAATTCTGTTTGTTACCAATGTCATACAGACGCAAATGCACGCCCCGGAGGAATTAAGGGTTTAGGATTTTGCAGTTATTGCCATAAACTATAA